One window of Mesorhizobium sp. WSM4904 genomic DNA carries:
- the pheS gene encoding phenylalanine--tRNA ligase subunit alpha: MPVTHRESFAVNATAGNLETLEASLLADIAAAADEQAIEAVRVSALGKKGSVSEMLKTLGAMSAEERQVKGPAINGLKNRVTEALTARKAELKDVAIAARLAAETVDVTLPVRQSPAERGRIHPISQVIDEIAAIFGDLGFSIAEGPDIETDYYNFTALNFPHGHPAREMHDTFFFQPDEKGERKLLRTHTSPVQIRTMEGQKPPIRIVIPGKTYRQDSDATHSPMFHQVEGLVIDRSANIANMKWVLEEFCKAFFEVPSVKMRFRPSFFPFTEPSLEVDIQCDRSRPGEVRFGEGADWMEILGCGMVHPNVLRYGGLDPDEYQGFAWGMGIDRIAMLKYGMPDLRAFFDADVRWLTHYGFRPLDLPTLFGGLST, from the coding sequence ATGCCGGTTACCCATCGAGAGAGTTTCGCCGTGAACGCCACCGCTGGAAATCTTGAAACCCTTGAAGCTTCCCTGCTTGCCGACATCGCGGCCGCGGCCGACGAGCAGGCGATCGAGGCGGTGCGCGTCTCGGCGCTGGGCAAGAAAGGCTCGGTCTCCGAAATGCTGAAGACGCTCGGCGCCATGAGTGCCGAGGAACGGCAGGTGAAAGGCCCGGCGATCAACGGGCTGAAGAACCGCGTCACCGAGGCGCTGACGGCGCGCAAAGCCGAGCTGAAGGACGTGGCGATCGCCGCACGGCTCGCCGCCGAGACGGTCGACGTGACGCTGCCTGTGCGGCAATCGCCGGCCGAGCGCGGCCGCATCCATCCGATCAGCCAGGTGATCGACGAGATCGCGGCGATCTTCGGCGACCTCGGCTTCTCGATCGCCGAAGGTCCGGATATTGAGACCGACTATTACAACTTCACGGCGCTCAACTTCCCGCACGGCCATCCGGCGCGCGAGATGCACGACACCTTCTTCTTCCAGCCGGACGAGAAAGGCGAGCGCAAGCTGTTGCGCACGCACACCTCGCCGGTGCAGATCCGCACCATGGAGGGGCAGAAGCCGCCGATCCGCATCGTCATCCCCGGCAAGACCTACCGGCAGGATTCGGACGCCACGCACTCGCCGATGTTCCATCAGGTCGAGGGGCTGGTGATCGACAGATCAGCCAACATCGCCAACATGAAGTGGGTGCTGGAGGAGTTCTGCAAGGCCTTCTTCGAGGTGCCGAGCGTCAAGATGCGATTCCGGCCGTCCTTCTTTCCGTTCACGGAACCCAGCCTCGAGGTCGACATCCAGTGCGACCGCTCGCGTCCGGGCGAAGTGCGCTTCGGCGAAGGTGCCGACTGGATGGAGATCCTGGGCTGCGGCATGGTGCATCCCAACGTGCTGCGCTACGGCGGGCTCGATCCGGACGAATACCAGGGCTTCGCCTGGGGCATGGGCATCGACCGCATCGCCATGCTGAAATACGGCATGCCGGACCTGCGCGCCTTCTTCGACGCCGACGTGCGCTGGCTCACGCATTACGGCTTCCGTCCGCTCGACCTGCCGACGCTGTTCGGGGGGCTCTCGACATGA
- a CDS encoding GFA family protein, with protein sequence MTAPHTGGCRCGAVRFEASAEPHHISYCHCGDCRRASGAPVSAFVGFMADQVALDGKSLKAYRNGPVERSFCGICGSPVAYSDERLNGHIYFMLGAMDMPAYFKPTLHAYVREQLPFLHMPDDLPRHLKTSVPRPSSSNPDGTQS encoded by the coding sequence ATGACCGCCCCGCACACCGGCGGCTGCCGCTGCGGCGCGGTGCGGTTCGAGGCGTCAGCCGAGCCGCACCACATCAGCTATTGCCATTGCGGCGATTGCCGGCGCGCGAGCGGCGCGCCGGTGTCGGCCTTCGTCGGCTTCATGGCCGATCAGGTCGCGCTAGATGGCAAGTCGCTGAAGGCCTACCGGAACGGCCCGGTGGAGCGCTCTTTCTGCGGCATCTGCGGCTCGCCCGTCGCCTATAGCGACGAGCGTCTCAACGGCCACATCTACTTCATGCTCGGCGCCATGGACATGCCGGCCTATTTCAAGCCGACCCTGCATGCCTATGTGCGCGAGCAACTGCCCTTCCTGCATATGCCTGACGACCTGCCGCGGCATCTCAAGACCAGCGTGCCCAGGCCATCATCGTCTAACCCAGACGGAACACAGTCATGA
- the pheT gene encoding phenylalanine--tRNA ligase subunit beta yields the protein MKFTLSWLKDHLDTDASLAEIVERLTAIGLEVEHVDDKASLKPFVIAKVLTAVQHPDADRLRVLTVDTGDGKPPVQVVCGAPNARAGLIGAFAAPGTYIPGIDVTLSVGKIRGVESHGMMCSERELQLSDEHTGIIDLPEDAPIGTSFAAYAHLDDPVIEINLTPNRPDATSVYGIARDLAASGLGRLTGGAIMPHAGNGMCPVKVKIEAPELCPGFALTLVKGVKNGPSPKWLQQRLIAIGLRPISALVDITNYVTFDRGRPLHVFDANKVAGNLVVRRARDGEKVLALDGREYALTPEMCVIADDNGVESIAGIMGGEHSGCDENTTDVLIESALWDPITTARTGRTLGIISDARYRFERGVDPEFMVPGVELATKLVIDFCGGTPTEIEVAGYAGHKPKIIFFPLSEVKRLTGIEVPREEALAILTRLGFEPRSSGDAVEVKVPSWRPDVDGKADLVEEVMRIHGVDNILAQPLTSHDAVSGKILTTLQVRTRAAKRALAVRGMMEAVTWSFIPAKHAELFGGGQNALKLANPIAADMSDMRPSLLPGLISAAQRNADRGIGDVALFEVSGTYEGDMADQQRRVAAGVRRGTAKLDGSGRSWAGNAGPVGVFDAKADAIAALEACGAPVDRLQIEPGGPAWYHPGRSGTIKLGPKTVLGTFGEFHPKTLEVLDVAGPLCGFEVYVDAVPEPKAKPTRTKPKLELSPFQAVKRDFAFVVDRSVEAGTLVRAALAADKKLVTGVSVFDVFEGAALGAAKKSIAIEVSIQPVEKTLTDEDFEALAKRIVENVNKQTGGVLRA from the coding sequence ATGAAATTCACCCTCTCCTGGCTCAAGGACCATCTCGATACCGACGCTTCGCTTGCCGAGATCGTCGAAAGGCTGACAGCGATCGGCCTCGAAGTCGAACATGTCGACGACAAGGCGAGCCTGAAGCCCTTCGTCATCGCCAAGGTGCTGACGGCAGTCCAACACCCGGACGCCGATCGCCTGCGCGTGCTCACCGTCGACACCGGCGACGGCAAGCCGCCGGTGCAGGTGGTGTGCGGGGCGCCGAACGCGCGGGCCGGCCTGATCGGCGCTTTCGCCGCGCCCGGCACTTATATCCCTGGCATCGACGTGACGCTCTCGGTCGGCAAGATCCGCGGCGTCGAGAGCCACGGCATGATGTGCTCGGAGCGCGAGCTGCAGCTGTCCGACGAGCACACCGGCATCATCGATTTGCCCGAGGACGCTCCAATCGGCACCAGCTTCGCGGCTTACGCGCATCTCGACGACCCGGTGATCGAGATCAATCTGACGCCGAACCGGCCGGATGCGACCAGCGTCTACGGCATCGCGCGCGACCTCGCGGCGAGCGGGCTCGGCCGCCTCACCGGCGGCGCGATCATGCCGCATGCCGGCAACGGCATGTGCCCGGTCAAGGTCAAGATCGAGGCGCCGGAACTCTGCCCCGGCTTCGCGCTGACGCTGGTGAAGGGCGTGAAGAACGGCCCGTCGCCGAAATGGCTGCAACAGCGGCTGATCGCGATCGGGCTGCGCCCGATCAGCGCGCTGGTCGACATCACCAACTACGTCACCTTCGACCGCGGCCGGCCGCTGCATGTCTTCGACGCCAACAAGGTCGCCGGCAACCTCGTCGTGCGCCGCGCCAGGGACGGCGAGAAGGTGCTGGCGCTCGACGGGCGCGAATACGCGCTGACGCCGGAAATGTGCGTGATCGCCGACGACAACGGCGTCGAATCGATCGCCGGCATCATGGGCGGCGAGCATTCGGGCTGCGACGAGAACACCACCGACGTGCTGATCGAATCGGCGCTCTGGGATCCGATCACGACGGCCCGCACCGGCCGCACGCTCGGCATCATCAGCGATGCCCGCTACCGCTTCGAGCGCGGCGTCGATCCCGAATTCATGGTGCCGGGCGTCGAGCTCGCGACCAAGCTGGTGATCGATTTCTGCGGCGGCACGCCGACGGAAATCGAAGTGGCGGGCTATGCCGGCCACAAGCCGAAGATCATCTTCTTCCCGCTCTCGGAGGTGAAGCGGCTGACCGGCATCGAGGTGCCAAGGGAAGAAGCGCTCGCTATCCTGACCCGCCTCGGCTTCGAGCCGCGCAGCTCGGGCGACGCCGTCGAGGTGAAGGTGCCGTCCTGGCGGCCGGATGTCGACGGCAAGGCCGACCTCGTCGAGGAGGTGATGCGCATCCACGGCGTCGACAACATCTTGGCCCAGCCGCTGACCTCGCATGACGCGGTCAGCGGCAAGATCCTGACCACGCTGCAAGTGCGCACCCGCGCGGCGAAGCGCGCGCTTGCGGTGCGCGGCATGATGGAGGCGGTCACCTGGTCGTTCATCCCGGCGAAGCACGCCGAACTGTTCGGCGGCGGCCAGAATGCGTTGAAGCTCGCCAACCCGATCGCCGCCGACATGTCCGACATGCGGCCCTCGCTGCTGCCGGGGCTGATCAGCGCCGCGCAGCGCAACGCCGATCGCGGCATCGGCGACGTGGCGCTGTTCGAGGTCTCCGGCACCTATGAAGGCGACATGGCCGACCAGCAGCGGCGCGTTGCCGCCGGTGTCAGGCGCGGCACGGCCAAGCTCGACGGTTCCGGCCGCAGCTGGGCCGGCAATGCCGGACCGGTCGGCGTGTTCGACGCCAAGGCGGACGCGATCGCGGCGCTCGAAGCCTGCGGCGCGCCGGTCGACCGGCTGCAGATCGAGCCCGGCGGCCCGGCCTGGTATCATCCCGGACGCTCCGGCACGATCAAGCTCGGGCCGAAGACCGTGCTCGGCACCTTCGGCGAATTCCATCCGAAGACGCTCGAAGTGCTCGACGTTGCCGGACCGCTCTGCGGCTTCGAGGTCTATGTCGATGCCGTGCCGGAACCGAAGGCCAAGCCGACGCGCACCAAGCCGAAGCTCGAGCTTTCTCCCTTCCAGGCGGTGAAGCGCGACTTCGCCTTCGTCGTCGACAGGTCGGTCGAAGCCGGCACGCTGGTGCGGGCGGCTTTAGCCGCCGACAAGAAGCTGGTCACCGGCGTTTCGGTGTTCGACGTCTTCGAAGGCGCTGCGCTGGGCGCGGCCAAGAAGTCGATCGCCATCGAAGTCTCGATCCAGCCGGTCGAAAAGACGCTGACCGACGAGGATTTCGAGGCGCTTGCAAAACGCATCGTCGAGAACGTCAACAAGCAGACGGGCGGCGTCCTGCGCGCGTAG
- a CDS encoding nucleotidyltransferase family protein — protein MNHLRYSGLAFEEQRAAFLAIVAADPLLNETLARVRAMALPDWLVVSGALYNSVWNHLTGKPPGYGIKDVDLFYFDDADLSYEAEDAVIRRAAQHFEGLALPVEVRNQARVHLWYPVKFGQECPRYTSASEPISFFASKTHAVGVRFGSDGELELVAPFGLDDIFSFRIVPNRVLDNRRTHEAKGRRAQEYWPEIEVMPW, from the coding sequence ATGAACCATCTCCGCTATTCCGGCCTTGCCTTCGAAGAGCAGCGCGCAGCCTTCCTCGCCATCGTCGCGGCCGACCCGCTGCTCAATGAAACGCTGGCGCGCGTGCGCGCGATGGCGCTGCCGGATTGGCTGGTGGTTTCGGGCGCGCTCTACAACAGCGTCTGGAACCACCTGACCGGCAAGCCGCCAGGCTACGGCATCAAGGATGTCGACCTGTTCTATTTCGACGACGCCGACCTCTCCTACGAGGCCGAGGATGCGGTGATCCGCCGAGCGGCGCAGCATTTCGAGGGGCTGGCGCTGCCGGTCGAGGTGCGCAACCAGGCGCGCGTGCATCTGTGGTATCCGGTGAAGTTCGGGCAGGAATGCCCGCGCTACACGAGCGCGAGCGAACCCATCAGCTTTTTTGCCTCGAAAACGCATGCGGTCGGGGTGCGCTTCGGCAGCGACGGAGAGCTGGAGCTCGTTGCGCCGTTCGGGCTCGACGACATTTTCTCGTTCCGCATCGTGCCGAACAGGGTGCTGGACAATCGGCGCACGCATGAGGCGAAGGGGAGAAGGGCGCAGGAGTACTGGCCGGAGATTGAGGTGATGCCTTGGTAG
- a CDS encoding aldo/keto reductase — protein MQTRKLGTELEVFPVGLGCMGMSFGYGGQPEAEAIATLRRAVEIGVNFFDTAEVYGPFENEILLGKALKPVRDKVTIATKFGFKISEHGSGTDRMIGVDSRPEHVKAVAEASLKRLDTDVIDLYYQHRVDPNVPIEDTVGAMAELVREGKVRALGLSEVSGATLRRAHAVHPIAAVQSEYSLWSRDPEDEVFAVCRELGIGFVPYSPLGRGLLTGTIAKPDALGAGDWRLGLPRFQAEAMEANNAVIAVLEKMAAEKGVTPAQLALAWVLHQGDFIVPIPGARKIRHLEQNTAAAGIELSAAEAAAIGDALSPDKVVGKRYTEELLALVNG, from the coding sequence GTGCAAACCCGCAAACTAGGAACTGAACTCGAAGTCTTCCCCGTCGGCCTCGGCTGCATGGGCATGAGCTTCGGCTATGGCGGCCAGCCGGAGGCCGAGGCGATCGCCACGCTGCGCCGCGCCGTCGAGATCGGCGTCAACTTCTTCGACACCGCCGAGGTCTATGGGCCTTTCGAGAACGAGATCCTGCTCGGCAAGGCGCTGAAGCCGGTGCGTGACAAGGTCACCATCGCCACCAAATTCGGCTTCAAGATTTCCGAGCACGGTTCGGGCACCGACCGCATGATCGGCGTCGACAGCCGCCCCGAGCACGTCAAGGCGGTGGCGGAAGCCTCGCTGAAGCGCCTCGATACCGACGTGATCGACCTCTACTACCAGCATCGCGTCGATCCGAACGTCCCGATCGAGGACACGGTCGGCGCCATGGCCGAGTTGGTGCGCGAAGGCAAGGTGCGGGCGCTGGGCCTGTCGGAAGTGAGCGGAGCGACGCTGCGTCGTGCGCATGCCGTGCATCCGATCGCCGCCGTGCAGAGCGAATATTCGCTGTGGAGCCGCGACCCGGAGGACGAGGTCTTCGCTGTCTGCCGCGAGCTTGGCATCGGCTTCGTCCCCTACAGCCCGCTCGGCCGCGGCCTGCTCACCGGCACCATCGCCAAGCCGGATGCGCTCGGCGCCGGCGACTGGCGGCTCGGCCTGCCGCGCTTCCAGGCCGAAGCCATGGAAGCCAACAACGCCGTCATCGCGGTGCTGGAGAAGATGGCGGCCGAGAAGGGCGTGACGCCGGCGCAGCTGGCGCTCGCCTGGGTGCTGCACCAGGGCGATTTCATCGTGCCGATCCCCGGCGCGCGAAAGATCCGCCACCTGGAGCAGAACACGGCGGCGGCCGGGATCGAGCTGAGCGCCGCCGAGGCTGCGGCGATCGGCGACGCGCTGTCGCCCGACAAGGTCGTCGGCAAGCGCTATACCGAGGAATTGCTGGCGCTGGTGAATGGGTGA
- a CDS encoding LysR family transcriptional regulator, which yields MNRANLSQLAVLATVAQCASFRGAARELGIAPSAVSHAVSSLEARLGVRLLARSTRSVAPTEEGAQLLERLRPALSEIDLALETAVEARDRPAGNLRLTVPRTAAHLVLTPRLAAFAAAYPDIVLEIVIEDRFTDVVEGGFDAGVRLGESLQRDMIAVRIGPDIRGAVVGAPSYFAAMPKPRHPRDLTDHRCLRFRFSSGILYRWEFEKDGEEIEIAAQGPLILDEDHLIAQAAVDGAGLAFVFEPYVRAALADGKLIRVLEDWCPAFDGFFVYYPSRRQMRPALRAFVDFFRVSG from the coding sequence ATGAACCGCGCCAACCTGTCCCAACTCGCCGTGCTCGCCACCGTCGCGCAATGCGCCAGTTTTCGCGGTGCCGCGCGCGAGCTTGGCATTGCGCCGTCGGCGGTCAGCCACGCGGTGTCGAGCCTGGAAGCAAGGCTCGGCGTGCGTCTTCTGGCACGCAGCACGCGCAGCGTAGCGCCGACCGAAGAAGGCGCGCAGTTGCTCGAACGGCTGCGGCCGGCGCTGTCCGAGATCGACCTGGCGCTGGAGACGGCGGTCGAGGCGCGCGACCGGCCTGCCGGCAACCTGCGGCTGACCGTGCCGCGCACCGCCGCGCATCTGGTGCTGACGCCGCGACTCGCCGCCTTTGCCGCCGCCTATCCCGACATCGTGCTGGAGATCGTCATAGAAGACCGTTTCACCGATGTGGTCGAAGGCGGCTTCGACGCCGGTGTGCGGCTCGGCGAGAGCCTGCAGCGCGACATGATCGCGGTGCGCATCGGTCCAGACATTCGCGGCGCGGTGGTCGGCGCGCCGTCCTATTTCGCCGCCATGCCGAAACCGCGCCATCCGCGCGACCTGACCGACCATCGCTGCCTGCGCTTTCGCTTCTCCAGCGGCATTCTTTACCGCTGGGAATTCGAAAAGGACGGCGAGGAGATCGAAATCGCGGCGCAGGGGCCGCTGATCCTCGACGAGGACCATCTGATCGCGCAAGCGGCGGTCGACGGCGCCGGGCTTGCCTTCGTCTTCGAGCCCTATGTCCGGGCGGCACTTGCCGACGGGAAGCTGATCCGCGTGCTGGAAGACTGGTGCCCGGCCTTCGACGGCTTCTTCGTCTATTATCCCAGCCGCCGCCAGATGCGGCCGGCGCTCAGGGCTTTCGTCGATTTCTTCAGGGTGAGCGGATAG
- a CDS encoding cytochrome b, protein MQSIINTTTRYGWAAIILHWLIGINFIGQFVLGFVMMRIESQRTSFELIQLHKSFGFLLLGLIILRIAWRLGNAVPALPPSVGTLERKAAPLAHFALYAFQVALPISGWALVSVSTLEIPTMPFNQFVMPNLPLTESDAAESFWSATHWYLAYAGIALVALHIAAALRHHFLLRDSVLTRMITPSSARE, encoded by the coding sequence ATGCAGTCCATCATCAACACCACCACCCGCTACGGCTGGGCCGCAATCATCCTCCACTGGCTGATCGGCATCAACTTCATCGGCCAGTTCGTGCTCGGCTTCGTGATGATGCGGATCGAAAGCCAGCGCACCTCCTTCGAGCTGATCCAGCTGCACAAATCCTTCGGCTTCCTGCTGCTTGGGCTCATCATCCTGCGCATTGCCTGGCGGCTCGGCAATGCGGTGCCGGCACTCCCGCCTTCTGTCGGAACATTGGAGCGCAAGGCGGCGCCGCTCGCGCATTTCGCGCTCTATGCCTTCCAGGTCGCCCTGCCGATCTCCGGCTGGGCGCTGGTTTCGGTCTCCACGCTGGAAATCCCGACAATGCCGTTCAACCAGTTCGTCATGCCCAACCTGCCGCTTACCGAATCCGACGCCGCCGAAAGCTTCTGGTCGGCGACGCATTGGTATCTCGCCTATGCCGGCATCGCGCTGGTGGCGTTGCATATAGCGGCGGCGCTGCGCCACCATTTCCTGCTGCGCGACAGCGTGCTCACGCGTATGATCACACCTTCGTCAGCCCGGGAATAG
- a CDS encoding YceI family protein, which translates to MHTRILGLAAVAACLAMPVYAAVALSEAAGSYTISPSASSIRFTIGKAGGGGFDGAFGRFKGTIRIDNSDVSRSKVDLTIYPESVGTGQGRIDAFLRSDAVFDAANSPEIQFRSTNVTRTGDTTALVTGRLTARGKTFSEKFTAELGGLKSGTIKFHVTGKVLRSRYGMDVGTPLYSNIVDFDMTLTGRRG; encoded by the coding sequence ATGCATACGCGCATCCTCGGATTGGCGGCTGTCGCCGCTTGCCTTGCCATGCCCGTCTACGCGGCAGTGGCGCTCAGCGAGGCCGCCGGCAGCTACACGATCAGCCCGTCGGCCTCCTCGATCCGCTTCACCATCGGCAAGGCCGGCGGCGGCGGCTTCGACGGCGCTTTCGGCCGCTTCAAGGGCACGATCCGCATCGACAACAGCGATGTCAGCCGCTCGAAGGTCGACCTCACCATCTATCCCGAAAGCGTCGGCACCGGCCAGGGCCGCATCGACGCCTTCCTGCGCTCCGACGCGGTCTTCGACGCGGCCAACAGCCCGGAGATCCAGTTCCGCTCCACAAACGTGACACGCACCGGCGACACGACGGCCCTGGTCACCGGCCGTCTGACAGCCCGCGGCAAGACGTTTTCGGAAAAGTTCACCGCCGAGCTGGGTGGATTGAAGTCAGGGACCATCAAATTCCACGTTACCGGCAAGGTGCTGCGCTCACGCTACGGCATGGATGTCGGCACGCCGCTCTATTCCAACATCGTCGACTTCGACATGACGCTGACCGGCAGAAGGGGCTAG
- a CDS encoding Gfo/Idh/MocA family oxidoreductase: MFRWGVLSTAKIGREQLLPAIVDSENGVLSAIASRDLSKARALADRFGARHAFGSYEELLASKEVDGVYIPLPTSQHVEWTAKAIQAGKHVLVEKPLALDAKDIPLLIKLRDENKVLVCEAFMVTYHPQWIKVRDLIAGGAIGRLRHVQGAFSYYNVDPKNMRNQLDLGGGALPDIGVYPTVSTRFSTGKEPIRVQANIERDKTFGTDIYSSIRADFGDFELSFYLSTQMAARQVMVFHGEKGFIEVFAPFNAGLYDHHRIELHNQNHTEAQVFRFPGTQQYRLECEAFVRAAQGGKDRVFTLEESVLNQKVIDAIFRAGNKDGWEPV; the protein is encoded by the coding sequence ATGTTCCGATGGGGTGTTCTGTCGACGGCCAAGATCGGCCGCGAGCAGCTTTTGCCGGCGATCGTGGACTCGGAAAACGGCGTGCTCTCGGCGATCGCAAGCCGCGATCTGTCGAAGGCCCGCGCGCTTGCCGACCGCTTCGGCGCCCGCCATGCTTTCGGCTCCTATGAGGAATTGCTCGCTTCCAAGGAGGTCGACGGCGTCTATATCCCACTGCCCACCTCGCAGCATGTCGAGTGGACGGCGAAGGCGATCCAAGCGGGAAAACATGTGCTGGTCGAAAAGCCCCTGGCGCTCGACGCCAAGGACATTCCGCTGCTGATCAAGCTGCGCGATGAGAACAAGGTGCTGGTCTGCGAGGCCTTCATGGTCACCTACCATCCGCAATGGATCAAGGTGCGCGACCTCATCGCCGGCGGCGCCATCGGCCGGCTGCGCCATGTGCAGGGCGCGTTTTCCTACTATAATGTCGACCCGAAGAATATGCGCAACCAGCTCGATCTCGGCGGCGGCGCACTGCCCGATATCGGCGTCTATCCGACGGTGTCGACGCGGTTTTCGACCGGCAAGGAGCCGATCCGCGTTCAGGCCAATATCGAGCGCGACAAGACTTTCGGCACCGACATCTATTCCTCGATCCGCGCCGATTTCGGCGACTTCGAACTGTCCTTCTACCTCTCGACGCAGATGGCGGCGCGCCAGGTGATGGTGTTCCACGGCGAAAAGGGTTTCATCGAGGTCTTTGCCCCGTTCAATGCCGGGCTCTACGACCACCACCGCATCGAATTGCACAACCAGAACCACACCGAGGCGCAGGTGTTCCGCTTCCCCGGCACGCAGCAATACCGGCTCGAGTGCGAAGCCTTCGTGCGCGCCGCCCAAGGCGGCAAGGACCGCGTCTTCACGCTGGAGGAATCGGTGCTCAACCAGAAGGTCATCGACGCCATCTTCCGCGCCGGCAACAAGGACGGCTGGGAGCCAGTCTGA
- a CDS encoding FAD-binding dehydrogenase — MADDADVIIVGAGLAGLVAAAEQAEAGRKIIIVDQEPQQSLGGQAFWSFGGLFLVDSPEQRRMRIRDSHDLALEDWMGTAAFDRPEDFWPRKWAEAYVGFAAGEKRSWLIERGLKFFPVVGWAERGGGNAVGHGNSVPRFHVTWGTGPGVIEPFVLRVREAEKRGLVRFKFRHRVNEIVRSGNTVTGVRGDVLEPSNVDRGRKSSRNVVGDFELLAQAVIVASGGIGGSHELVRRNWPQRLGAPPKRMITGVPDHVDGRMLAIAEAAGGSIINRDRMWHYVEGIKNWAPIWTEHAIRILPGPSSLWLDARGKRLPVPLYPGFDTLATLSHIMGTGFDYSWFILTKKIIQKEFALSGSEQNPDLTGKSWRQVLGRATSGIPGPVKAFMEKGEDFIVEAELPKLVARMNALAGGEPLLDVAQVEREIRARDMQLDNPFSKDAQITALRGARAYLGDRLIRTAKPHKMLDPANGPLIAVRLNVLTRKTLGGLQTDLDSRVLDAAGQPVPGLYAVGEVAGFGGGGVHGYAALEGTFLGGCIFSGRSAGRAAAKAVV; from the coding sequence ATGGCTGACGACGCGGACGTCATCATTGTCGGCGCGGGGCTTGCCGGCCTCGTCGCCGCAGCCGAGCAGGCCGAGGCCGGCAGGAAGATCATAATCGTCGACCAGGAGCCGCAGCAGTCGCTGGGCGGCCAGGCTTTCTGGTCGTTCGGCGGGCTTTTCCTGGTCGATTCGCCCGAGCAGCGGCGCATGCGCATCCGCGATTCCCACGACCTCGCGCTCGAGGACTGGATGGGCACCGCCGCCTTCGACCGGCCGGAGGATTTCTGGCCGCGCAAATGGGCGGAAGCCTATGTCGGCTTCGCCGCCGGAGAAAAACGCTCCTGGCTGATCGAGCGGGGCTTAAAATTCTTCCCCGTGGTCGGCTGGGCCGAGCGCGGCGGCGGCAATGCCGTCGGCCACGGCAATTCGGTGCCGCGCTTCCACGTCACCTGGGGCACCGGACCCGGCGTGATCGAACCTTTCGTCCTGCGGGTGCGCGAAGCGGAAAAGCGCGGGCTGGTCCGGTTCAAGTTCCGCCACCGGGTCAACGAGATCGTCCGCTCCGGCAACACCGTCACCGGCGTGCGCGGCGACGTGCTGGAGCCAAGCAATGTCGACCGCGGCCGCAAGAGCTCACGCAACGTCGTCGGCGATTTCGAGCTCCTGGCACAAGCGGTGATCGTCGCTTCCGGCGGCATCGGCGGCAGTCACGAGCTGGTGCGCAGGAACTGGCCGCAGCGCTTGGGCGCGCCGCCGAAGCGCATGATCACCGGCGTGCCGGACCATGTCGACGGCCGCATGCTGGCGATCGCAGAAGCGGCGGGTGGTTCGATCATCAACCGCGACCGCATGTGGCACTATGTCGAAGGCATCAAGAACTGGGCGCCGATCTGGACCGAGCACGCGATCCGCATCCTGCCAGGCCCGTCCTCGCTCTGGCTCGACGCGCGTGGAAAACGGCTGCCGGTACCGCTCTATCCGGGCTTCGATACGCTGGCCACGCTCAGCCACATCATGGGCACCGGCTTCGACTATTCCTGGTTCATCCTGACCAAGAAGATCATCCAGAAGGAGTTCGCGCTGTCGGGCTCCGAGCAGAACCCCGACCTCACGGGAAAAAGCTGGCGCCAAGTGCTGGGCCGCGCCACTAGCGGCATTCCGGGACCGGTGAAAGCCTTCATGGAGAAGGGCGAGGATTTCATCGTCGAGGCCGAGCTGCCTAAACTGGTGGCGCGGATGAACGCGCTTGCCGGCGGCGAACCGCTGCTCGATGTGGCGCAGGTCGAACGCGAGATCCGCGCCCGCGACATGCAGCTCGACAACCCGTTCTCCAAGGATGCGCAAATCACCGCGCTGCGCGGCGCCCGCGCCTATCTCGGCGACAGGCTGATCCGCACCGCCAAGCCGCACAAGATGCTCGATCCGGCGAATGGTCCGCTGATCGCAGTCCGCCTCAACGTGCTCACCCGCAAGACGCTGGGCGGTCTGCAGACCGATCTCGACAGCCGCGTGCTCGATGCCGCCGGACAGCCGGTGCCGGGGCTCTATGCCGTCGGCGAGGTCGCCGGTTTCGGCGGCGGCGGCGTGCATGGCTACGCGGCGCTGGAAGGCACTTTTCTGGGCGGCTGCATCTTTTCCGGCCGCAGCGCAGGAAGGGCCGCGGCGAAGGCGGTCGTGTAA